A single window of Sebastes umbrosus isolate fSebUmb1 chromosome 16, fSebUmb1.pri, whole genome shotgun sequence DNA harbors:
- the LOC119474437 gene encoding serine/threonine-protein phosphatase 2A 56 kDa regulatory subunit delta isoform-like has protein sequence MPHKSKKEKETKPGKSKRSGGKNGPADDQDGSNKKVPPATQVMRVKQPGSHSAMKREKRFSTSSFPLSENRELQKLPALAGMPPSIYSISIRSYSSFLQMQLHYIFLLCSNSYTRVVVLKTGFGLETTF, from the exons ATGCCTCACaagagcaaaaaagaaaag GAAACTAAACCTGGAAAATCTAAAAGATCTGGAGGTAAAAATGGGCCTGCAGATGACCAAGAT GGCTCCAATAAGAAAGTGCCTCCCGCCACTCAGGTGATGAGGGTGAAGCAGCCGGGGTCACACTCGGCCATGAAGAGGGAGAAGAGGTTCAGCACTTCCTCTTTCCCCCTCAGTGAAAACAGAGAGCTACAGAAACTACCTGCACTGGCAGGTATGCCTCCCTCAATATACAGTATCTCTATTAGAAGCTATAGCTCTTTTCTTCAAATgcaactccactacattttccTTCTCTGTAGTAACTCATATACCCGTGTTGTAGTACTCAAGACCGGTTTTGGTCTCgagaccactttttga